A part of Candidatus Moraniibacteriota bacterium genomic DNA contains:
- a CDS encoding efflux RND transporter periplasmic adaptor subunit — protein sequence MPNIFKRKHFLISLLFFGIILAGTWIWHARAETKNASLVATPPTPVKIESVSLSSFQSTETFSGFVRGIHQADISAKTSGYIISLLKEPGERVRSGDLLAVLDGHELITSNQSANLILTAALATLDRTEHYTRQQVDAAETSLSKVKDDRERGSATSKDVRVAEDAVRTAKKLRDVENAQATASVAAIQGAEITAKDSLENRFVRAPFSGIISAKHGVIGAFTSPGNTLYSILSPDSLEISISVPLRVATSIQKDTVVSIQPEHSNQQVAGVVFSIAPAGNAATGETIATIRFRDSNDKTTPTILSGEYTSVEFPIEPAREALLIPDSAIVRQYDETFVFTVIDSHAHKQPVKIGGRSGDSREIISGLNPNDTVVTEGMHSLHEGMTVQTPHHE from the coding sequence ATGCCAAATATTTTCAAGCGAAAACACTTTCTCATTTCCCTCCTTTTTTTTGGAATCATACTCGCGGGAACGTGGATATGGCATGCCCGCGCCGAAACAAAAAACGCTTCCCTCGTAGCAACGCCTCCAACTCCCGTGAAAATCGAATCAGTTTCACTCTCTTCATTTCAGTCAACTGAAACATTCTCCGGATTCGTCCGAGGCATCCATCAGGCAGATATTTCAGCTAAAACATCAGGGTATATTATTTCACTCCTCAAGGAGCCCGGCGAACGTGTTCGCTCCGGAGATCTCTTGGCCGTGCTCGACGGACATGAACTTATTACAAGCAATCAAAGCGCCAATCTCATACTCACAGCTGCACTCGCCACGCTCGACCGAACAGAACACTATACAAGGCAACAAGTCGACGCCGCAGAAACATCCCTTTCAAAAGTAAAAGATGACCGAGAGAGAGGCTCAGCAACCAGCAAAGATGTCCGCGTCGCCGAAGACGCTGTTCGAACGGCAAAGAAACTCCGAGATGTCGAGAACGCTCAAGCAACAGCATCCGTCGCCGCCATACAGGGCGCTGAGATCACCGCAAAAGACTCTCTCGAAAATCGATTCGTGCGAGCGCCATTCTCTGGAATTATTTCAGCAAAGCACGGGGTAATCGGCGCATTTACGAGTCCCGGGAACACACTCTACAGTATACTTTCGCCCGACAGTCTTGAGATTTCCATATCTGTCCCACTTCGCGTTGCCACATCTATCCAGAAAGACACTGTCGTCTCCATACAACCAGAACATTCCAATCAACAAGTAGCCGGTGTCGTTTTCTCAATCGCTCCCGCAGGAAACGCAGCAACTGGTGAAACCATTGCAACCATACGATTCCGCGATTCCAATGACAAAACCACTCCGACAATACTTTCCGGAGAATACACCTCTGTCGAATTTCCTATCGAACCAGCACGAGAAGCCCTACTCATTCCAGATTCAGCCATAGTGCGGCAATACGATGAAACATTCGTTTTCACTGTCATTGATTCGCACGCGCACAAACAACCGGTCAAAATCGGAGGTCGCTCTGGCGACTCCCGGGAGATTATTTCCGGACTCAATCCAAATGATACGGTTGTCACCGAAGGAATGCATTCCTTGCATGAAGGAATGACCGTGCAAACTCCTCATCATGAATGA
- a CDS encoding metal-sensing transcriptional repressor, whose product MDQKAKISIALKKARTSLEKILAAIDTRDTDCFPIIQQNLAVIGLLKSANLLMLESHMERTAQKLSGNQAKQLRALHKELLKIVNTAQSK is encoded by the coding sequence ATGGACCAGAAAGCAAAAATTTCTATCGCTCTCAAGAAGGCGCGGACAAGCCTCGAAAAAATACTTGCCGCCATTGATACGCGAGACACTGATTGTTTCCCAATTATACAGCAAAACCTCGCCGTTATCGGGCTCCTCAAATCAGCAAATCTCCTCATGCTCGAGAGTCATATGGAACGCACTGCCCAGAAACTCTCCGGTAATCAAGCAAAACAACTCAGAGCTCTCCATAAAGAACTCCTAAAAATTGTGAACACGGCTCAAAGCAAGTAA
- a CDS encoding thermonuclease family protein: protein MVFLDWKMMSKRITRKTWATLATALITLVIVAIDALQQPVDRVDSPEGSRISRVVDGDTVELESGQKVRYIGIDTPETVDPRRPVGCFGKEASDKNKELVDGKDVRLVKDVSETDKYGRLLRYVYAGDLFVNEYLVREGYAKASSYPPDVKYRDLFREAEADARINKRGLWADDACGDDGK, encoded by the coding sequence ATGGTATTCTTGGACTGGAAAATGATGTCGAAGCGCATCACTCGGAAAACCTGGGCAACACTTGCTACCGCACTCATCACGCTTGTGATTGTGGCAATTGATGCTTTGCAACAGCCTGTCGATAGAGTGGATTCTCCGGAAGGGTCGCGCATATCGAGAGTGGTTGATGGTGATACTGTGGAACTCGAGAGTGGACAGAAGGTTCGATATATTGGTATTGATACGCCAGAGACAGTTGATCCACGTCGTCCGGTCGGATGCTTTGGCAAGGAGGCGAGTGACAAGAATAAAGAGCTGGTAGATGGGAAAGATGTGCGACTTGTGAAAGACGTTTCTGAGACGGATAAATATGGGCGACTCCTGCGTTATGTATATGCTGGCGATCTCTTTGTGAATGAATATCTCGTGCGTGAAGGATATGCCAAAGCATCGAGTTATCCGCCGGATGTGAAATATCGCGATCTCTTTCGTGAAGCGGAAGCGGATGCTCGCATTAACAAACGCGGTCTCTGGGCGGATGATGCCTGCGGGGATGACGGCAAATGA
- a CDS encoding FKBP-type peptidyl-prolyl cis-trans isomerase, translating into MNTVFAVVMGMAIVVVGMLFYRSSDAENGNIQVNQITENAMMQDQPAKDVVSELKIETTQEGTGERVVKSGDTISVHYTGRLTDGTKFDSSVDRGTPFTFTIGAGQVIKGWDEGLLGMKVGEKRTLTIPADKGYGATGAGGVIPPNATLVFETELVSIQ; encoded by the coding sequence ATGAATACGGTATTTGCCGTTGTGATGGGAATGGCGATAGTAGTGGTTGGGATGTTGTTCTATCGATCGTCGGATGCAGAGAATGGAAATATACAGGTTAATCAAATAACAGAAAATGCTATGATGCAGGATCAGCCAGCAAAGGATGTTGTGTCGGAACTCAAGATTGAGACAACGCAAGAAGGAACGGGTGAACGAGTGGTGAAGTCTGGCGATACTATCTCGGTTCACTATACCGGGCGACTGACAGATGGGACGAAGTTCGACTCAAGTGTCGATCGTGGGACGCCGTTTACCTTTACGATTGGGGCAGGGCAGGTAATCAAAGGTTGGGATGAAGGGCTTCTCGGTATGAAGGTGGGTGAAAAACGGACACTTACAATTCCGGCAGATAAGGGCTATGGTGCAACCGGAGCAGGTGGCGTTATTCCTCCAAATGCGACACTTGTATTCGAAACAGAATTGGTATCGATACAATAA
- a CDS encoding sigma-70 family RNA polymerase sigma factor codes for MTPQEIPSTQNAEESSDHNLVIASLANPDAFSGIVERYWERLFRYVRRISFSSDEDIEDILQETFIKVYKNLNAFDGDLTFSTWIYHICRNTVIDSIRKKSSRPKTIGLDTEDFAHLFQDPVNIIQTIDAQEQLKKIAAIIESLPLIYREVLILKFLEEKSYEEIMDIVEKPKGTVASLINRGRKLLKEKAQEYGIYDDIDRDTIEKR; via the coding sequence ATGACACCACAAGAAATCCCCTCGACGCAGAATGCTGAGGAATCAAGTGACCACAATCTCGTCATCGCCTCTCTCGCCAATCCAGATGCTTTTTCAGGCATTGTCGAGCGATACTGGGAGCGACTTTTTCGATATGTCCGCCGAATATCGTTCTCATCCGATGAAGACATAGAAGATATCCTGCAGGAGACCTTTATAAAAGTTTACAAAAATCTCAACGCCTTCGATGGCGATCTCACTTTCTCAACATGGATCTATCACATCTGCCGAAACACTGTCATTGATTCCATACGAAAAAAATCCTCCCGACCAAAAACTATCGGGCTCGACACGGAAGATTTCGCCCATCTATTCCAAGACCCGGTGAATATCATCCAGACGATTGACGCTCAAGAACAGCTCAAGAAAATCGCTGCCATCATCGAATCGCTCCCCCTTATCTATCGCGAAGTACTAATTCTCAAGTTTCTCGAGGAGAAAAGTTACGAAGAAATCATGGATATCGTCGAGAAACCAAAAGGAACCGTTGCCTCGCTTATAAACCGAGGACGAAAACTCCTCAAAGAAAAGGCTCAAGAATACGGCATATACGATGACATTGATCGCGACACGATAGAGAAAAGGTAA
- a CDS encoding metal-dependent hydrolase — translation MANFRTHISFGIAFGVLGVFLLMSSALVPSSWSFFVFIWLMVTIGAILPDMDSDSGVPFHVTFGSLSLIVGGLVYIVAHKHAPQEYISVAAWVIGAIGFVWVILGSIFKRFTRHRGMAHSIPAAVLSGLCVFSLATRIGFDEWRAFLLGVALMFGYLIHLILDEIYAAVNFHGTLFLPNKALGSALKFFSKSRRINIAVYGGILFFIVGNGHELLLLCKQLLSALQ, via the coding sequence GTGGCAAACTTTCGGACGCACATTTCGTTTGGGATAGCATTCGGAGTATTGGGTGTTTTCCTCCTTATGAGTTCTGCGCTGGTACCATCATCGTGGAGCTTCTTTGTGTTCATTTGGCTTATGGTGACAATTGGAGCTATTCTTCCGGATATGGACAGCGATTCAGGAGTGCCGTTCCATGTGACCTTCGGTTCGCTCTCATTGATTGTTGGCGGATTGGTGTATATCGTGGCACACAAACACGCTCCGCAAGAATATATCTCTGTTGCAGCGTGGGTTATCGGGGCAATAGGATTTGTGTGGGTGATTCTTGGTTCGATATTCAAACGGTTTACGCGACATCGAGGTATGGCGCACTCGATTCCTGCAGCGGTGCTTTCTGGGCTGTGCGTGTTTTCGCTCGCTACGCGTATTGGTTTTGATGAATGGCGGGCGTTTCTTTTGGGCGTTGCCCTAATGTTTGGGTACTTGATACACCTCATTCTTGACGAGATATACGCGGCGGTGAATTTTCACGGGACGCTCTTTCTCCCAAATAAAGCGCTGGGAAGTGCGCTTAAATTTTTTTCAAAGAGTCGGCGTATCAATATAGCAGTGTATGGCGGTATACTTTTCTTTATCGTTGGAAATGGTCATGAGCTTCTCCTCTTGTGCAAGCAACTCCTTAGCGCCCTCCAATAA
- the nth gene encoding endonuclease III produces MMIKKDRAKEILRRLEETYAKPGPFVEWSTPLELVVGTVLSAQCTDERVNRVTKVLFAKYRTAQDYALADSTELERDIYQTGFYKSKAKYLRGIGTLLVEKFGGEVPDDFEALLTFPGVARKTAHIVMAKAFGKFTGVAVDTHVMRMAPRLGLTKEKEQEKIAKDLEKLFPREEYLHVNEYLITHGRAVCVPRKPKCAECVLRDICPALL; encoded by the coding sequence ATGATGATTAAGAAAGACCGTGCGAAGGAAATATTGAGACGACTTGAGGAAACTTATGCGAAGCCGGGACCGTTTGTTGAATGGTCAACGCCACTCGAGTTGGTTGTGGGGACGGTTTTGTCGGCGCAGTGCACAGATGAACGAGTGAATCGCGTGACAAAAGTGCTCTTTGCAAAGTATCGGACAGCTCAGGATTATGCTCTGGCAGATAGCACGGAACTTGAACGAGACATTTATCAGACGGGCTTTTACAAATCGAAAGCGAAGTATCTTCGTGGTATCGGAACACTTCTCGTTGAGAAATTTGGCGGGGAAGTGCCGGATGATTTTGAAGCGCTTCTCACGTTCCCAGGTGTTGCACGCAAGACTGCTCATATTGTGATGGCGAAAGCGTTTGGGAAGTTTACCGGTGTCGCTGTAGACACGCATGTTATGCGGATGGCGCCGCGACTCGGTCTTACCAAAGAAAAAGAACAAGAAAAGATTGCGAAAGATTTAGAGAAACTTTTTCCGCGCGAAGAGTATCTCCATGTGAATGAGTACCTTATTACGCATGGACGCGCCGTGTGTGTGCCACGAAAGCCAAAGTGTGCGGAGTGTGTGCTACGAGATATTTGTCCAGCGCTACTGTAG